Proteins from one Thermococcus sp. M36 genomic window:
- a CDS encoding TIGR00153 family protein → MQVWTKLFAKSPFKPLIKHSEVVLNTVETLEKALQHWYDGDYEEMKKIAVEVDRLEDVADRIKEEIRDSLSSKLMMAVAREDVLIYLHMQDKVADAAEDTAKWLLIKEPGELPVEVKEVILQMGMESIKAAKLVHEAIVQMDRVIESGFTEGEIKREYEIIRQIESVENKIDGLDTKLMQLVFENADKLSWGDGFYILNIARTLSNISDKAKDAAERIRLMMNK, encoded by the coding sequence ATGCAGGTCTGGACCAAGCTCTTCGCCAAGAGCCCCTTCAAGCCCCTCATAAAGCACTCAGAGGTTGTGCTTAACACCGTTGAGACCCTTGAAAAGGCGCTTCAGCACTGGTATGATGGGGATTACGAGGAGATGAAAAAGATAGCCGTCGAGGTTGACCGCCTTGAGGACGTCGCCGACAGGATAAAGGAGGAGATAAGGGATTCCCTCAGCTCGAAGCTCATGATGGCCGTTGCGAGGGAGGACGTGCTCATCTACCTCCACATGCAGGACAAGGTTGCCGATGCCGCCGAGGATACGGCCAAGTGGCTGCTCATCAAGGAGCCCGGCGAGCTTCCGGTGGAGGTCAAGGAGGTAATCCTCCAGATGGGCATGGAGAGCATTAAGGCTGCAAAGCTCGTCCACGAGGCCATAGTCCAAATGGATAGAGTCATCGAGAGCGGCTTTACCGAGGGCGAGATAAAGAGGGAGTACGAAATAATCAGGCAGATAGAGAGCGTTGAGAACAAGATAGACGGTCTCGACACAAAGCTCATGCAGCTCGTCTTCGAGAACGCCGATAAGCTCAGCTGGGGCGACGGGTTCTACATCCTTAACATCGCCAGAACGCTCAGCAACATCTCGGACAAGGCGAAGGATGCAGCCGAGAGAATAAGGCTCATG
- a CDS encoding inorganic phosphate transporter, which produces MQVEPWLLVTIILGFAMAWAIGANDAANSMSTAVGANAITPKQAVIIAGVLEFTGAYFFGKSVTETIRKGILDPTMITDPMVLVYGSVAALLAATVWLIIATKFGLPVSTTHSIIGGIAGYGIVYAGTAIVNWGKMTQVVLSWILSPIVGAIMAYFIFKALTKSIFERKDPVRSARIWSPFWIGLAFVVIGTMFYIKVLHGKDLKTGVFMYGVPLGIIVFVITYLLIKLRFPSSDPFIGVEAIFKKAQVVTSGYVALAHGANDVANAIGPVAAVYAVATMGLSGMKVPVPKWILALGGLGIAIGVATYGYRVMETVGKKITELTNTRGFTIDFSAATVVLVASWMGLPISTTHTVVGAVIGIGLARGVKAINKNIVRDIIISWFVTVPVAGLISAAIFKFLMFVG; this is translated from the coding sequence ATGCAGGTGGAGCCGTGGTTGCTGGTAACGATCATTCTGGGCTTTGCAATGGCATGGGCGATAGGTGCAAACGATGCCGCCAACTCGATGAGCACTGCCGTCGGTGCGAATGCGATAACACCGAAGCAGGCGGTCATCATAGCCGGAGTCCTTGAATTCACTGGAGCCTACTTCTTCGGCAAGAGCGTCACCGAGACGATAAGGAAAGGCATTCTTGACCCGACGATGATAACCGACCCGATGGTTCTCGTCTACGGTTCCGTGGCTGCGCTCCTGGCGGCAACAGTATGGCTTATCATCGCAACAAAGTTCGGTCTGCCGGTCTCGACCACCCATTCCATCATAGGCGGCATAGCGGGCTATGGAATAGTCTACGCCGGAACGGCCATAGTCAACTGGGGCAAGATGACGCAGGTGGTTCTCAGCTGGATTCTCTCGCCGATAGTCGGTGCCATAATGGCCTACTTCATATTCAAGGCGCTGACCAAGAGCATATTTGAGAGGAAAGACCCGGTCAGAAGCGCCCGCATCTGGTCGCCCTTCTGGATTGGGCTGGCCTTCGTGGTCATAGGAACCATGTTCTACATCAAGGTTCTCCACGGGAAGGACCTCAAGACGGGCGTTTTCATGTACGGTGTCCCGCTCGGTATAATCGTGTTCGTTATAACGTACCTCCTCATAAAACTCCGCTTCCCGAGCAGCGACCCATTCATAGGAGTTGAGGCGATATTCAAGAAGGCACAGGTGGTTACCTCTGGCTACGTTGCCCTTGCACACGGTGCCAACGACGTCGCAAACGCGATAGGGCCTGTGGCAGCCGTTTACGCAGTGGCAACGATGGGACTGAGCGGCATGAAGGTTCCCGTCCCCAAGTGGATACTGGCGCTCGGTGGCCTAGGAATAGCAATAGGTGTCGCAACGTACGGATACAGAGTTATGGAGACCGTAGGAAAGAAGATAACCGAACTCACCAACACGCGTGGATTCACCATTGATTTCTCGGCTGCAACCGTCGTCCTCGTGGCGAGCTGGATGGGTCTTCCGATATCGACCACCCACACCGTCGTTGGAGCCGTCATAGGGATAGGCCTTGCCAGGGGAGTAAAGGCAATAAACAAGAACATCGTTAGGGACATAATAATCTCCTGGTTCGTTACCGTTCCGGTCGCGGGTCTGATAAGCGCGGCCATATTCAAGTTCCTTATGTTCGTGGGGTGA
- a CDS encoding metallophosphoesterase, with amino-acid sequence MKKIASALLLVLIVLTAGCLGSTGGTASTSSPETGTPSATSPTVSHAESGGIDFASYEKGQVLSRWYEIVDTSKVYASEGYEDLAKHYFPNAKILPVSQYDGGIAILSPEDARPILKGRPILITVNDYFGYIVYKLGLKFVGQDKGIFAAFNKDGKAYLVFTGTSKAGAGAALEYAMGLKEGKRINTGDVLRSGEFEGILLKVIGDNNWNGIPDEGEHWYLSSFKTMEPFIYYWRVVEGENVTVKGGFIRLVNGSTVHIYSLSFNVSVEVKNPNGAELTYVIENTNPSVLTLPENAEVGDTWVRFSTSEGSFRIEAKELANYTVLAFGDHRPDGGKEVPPAFLKVRDAMNADDGVFIIDGGDLVYSGKVDEWGELMKNWKWNKPVFIAVGNHEYRGEGINVYHMLFGPTDYSFVLGDYYYIFMNNIENDYGLSDEQWAWLRDKLERAKSLGKKPVIVMHAPPVDPRPSGNHGMNYMDGKKLLQLMKEYDAFGVFSHIHIFWDGTIEGVRYIVTGGGGAPLYAKPDEGGFYHYARLVMGSSGNITAEPVKVEP; translated from the coding sequence ATGAAGAAGATTGCTTCTGCACTCCTGCTGGTTTTGATCGTCCTGACGGCCGGATGCCTAGGGTCAACGGGAGGGACAGCTTCAACGTCTTCCCCTGAGACAGGAACCCCGTCAGCTACCTCACCAACAGTGTCTCATGCCGAATCCGGCGGCATTGACTTCGCGTCCTACGAAAAGGGCCAGGTTCTCTCCAGATGGTACGAGATCGTGGACACGTCGAAGGTCTACGCCAGCGAGGGTTATGAAGATCTTGCGAAGCACTACTTCCCGAACGCTAAAATCCTCCCGGTGAGCCAGTACGACGGAGGAATAGCGATACTCTCCCCGGAGGACGCCCGGCCGATCCTCAAGGGCAGACCGATACTGATAACAGTCAACGACTACTTTGGCTACATCGTCTACAAGCTCGGCCTCAAGTTCGTCGGCCAGGACAAAGGCATCTTTGCGGCCTTTAACAAGGACGGAAAGGCCTATCTCGTCTTCACCGGGACGAGCAAGGCCGGTGCCGGGGCTGCTCTGGAGTACGCGATGGGGCTGAAGGAGGGGAAGCGGATAAACACCGGCGACGTCCTGAGGAGCGGCGAGTTCGAGGGGATTCTCCTCAAGGTCATAGGGGACAACAACTGGAACGGGATACCCGACGAGGGAGAGCACTGGTACTTGAGCTCATTTAAGACGATGGAGCCCTTCATCTACTACTGGCGCGTCGTTGAGGGAGAGAATGTTACCGTGAAAGGAGGCTTCATAAGGCTCGTCAACGGCTCGACCGTTCACATATACTCCCTCAGCTTCAACGTCAGCGTGGAAGTCAAGAACCCCAACGGAGCGGAGCTCACCTACGTGATAGAGAACACCAACCCGAGCGTTCTCACCCTGCCGGAAAACGCTGAGGTTGGGGACACATGGGTCAGGTTCAGCACGTCGGAGGGTTCCTTTAGGATAGAGGCTAAGGAGCTGGCTAACTATACCGTCCTTGCATTCGGCGACCACAGACCGGACGGAGGGAAGGAGGTTCCTCCGGCGTTCCTCAAGGTGCGGGATGCCATGAACGCTGACGATGGGGTCTTCATAATAGACGGCGGCGACCTGGTTTATTCCGGCAAGGTGGACGAGTGGGGCGAGCTGATGAAGAACTGGAAGTGGAACAAACCGGTCTTCATAGCCGTTGGCAACCACGAGTACCGCGGTGAAGGGATAAACGTCTACCACATGCTCTTCGGCCCAACGGACTACTCCTTCGTCCTCGGGGATTACTACTATATCTTCATGAACAACATTGAGAACGACTACGGGCTGAGCGACGAGCAGTGGGCGTGGCTTAGGGACAAGCTCGAAAGGGCTAAGAGCCTTGGCAAGAAGCCCGTCATCGTCATGCACGCCCCCCCAGTTGACCCGAGGCCCAGCGGGAACCACGGCATGAACTACATGGACGGCAAGAAGCTCCTCCAGCTCATGAAGGAGTACGATGCCTTTGGAGTGTTCAGCCACATCCACATCTTCTGGGACGGCACGATAGAGGGTGTCAGGTACATAGTCACCGGCGGCGGTGGGGCACCGCTCTACGCCAAACCGGACGAGGGCGGCTTCTACCACTACGCCAGGCTCGTTATGGGTTCCTCGGGGAACATAACGGCCGAGCCCGTGAAGGTGGAGCCTTAA